The genomic region TAGACACGGTTACGTCATCATCGTAGTCGAACGGCCGGGGACCGGCGCCTCCTTTGGGGTGATGAATGGCTCCTTTGAGGTGGGCGCCAAAGAGGCCGATGAAATCCTGAACTGGATCGCGGCCCAAAAATGGTCCAACGGCCGTATCGGGATGTATGGCGACTCTTTTCAGGCCATGATCCAGTTTGCGGCCGTGCATAGCGGCAACCCCCATCTCAAAGCCATCTTCCCCACCTCCAGCGGATTCGAAATGTACGGCTCGGTGATGTATCCGGGGGGTATTTACAACAAGACCTTTGGTTCTTTTTTCTCCTGGTCTACGTCCTTTTTGGAATCGGTGATAACGCCCGTGGATAGGGACCAGAATGGATCATTGCTCGCCCAGGCCCGCCGGGAACGCAGTGGCTCGACCCTCGCCAAGCAATCGGAGCTTTGGTTTAAAAAATTCCCCTTCCGCGACAGTGCCACCTCTGATGGAATTAAAATCTGGGAGGGACCAGGCAATCTCTATCCTCTCCTGAACCGGATCAATCAATCCGGCATCCCGGTCTACATGACCACCGGCTGGTTTGACCTGTTCGCCGGAGCGGGTGATATGTTCCTCTGGTATGCCAACCTGACCGTACCCAGGCGCTTAATCGTCCGCCCCGGGGATCACAGCCAGGTGGAAAAAAAAGAATTCGATTTGGACTTTGACGCTGAAGTGCACCGCTGGTTCGACTACTGGCTGAAGGGTATCGACAACGGCATTATGAAAGAACCCTCGATTTATTATTACACCATGGGCGAATCAAAAAAGAAGGCCTGGCGCACCAGTGACCGGTGGCCACTATCCGACCGGAAACCGGAACGCTTTTACCTCAGCGAGGGGAAAACCGGAAGCGTGGCCTCGATCAACGACGGATTTCTCCGTCCGGGACCCCGCGACCTCAGGGATGGAGCCGATGCCTATACCGTAGATTATTCGACAACCAGCGGCAAGTATTCGCGATGGTATGCCGTCAACTGG from Deltaproteobacteria bacterium harbors:
- a CDS encoding CocE/NonD family hydrolase; protein product: MNKPISTKMIFSLTAVILLMGLFMLYKKQAWAGKISELGKYQGYSEPAFDGYQRISDYLTLSNGTRLAYDLILPTKGGVPAAEPLPVLFKYTPYLRTFTIFDQDGRNIIAGLFNLGWKERAYLRLRYWFAKDGNLMDPVFRNRYLENMLRHGYVIIVVERPGTGASFGVMNGSFEVGAKEADEILNWIAAQKWSNGRIGMYGDSFQAMIQFAAVHSGNPHLKAIFPTSSGFEMYGSVMYPGGIYNKTFGSFFSWSTSFLESVITPVDRDQNGSLLAQARRERSGSTLAKQSELWFKKFPFRDSATSDGIKIWEGPGNLYPLLNRINQSGIPVYMTTGWFDLFAGAGDMFLWYANLTVPRRLIVRPGDHSQVEKKEFDLDFDAEVHRWFDYWLKGIDNGIMKEPSIYYYTMGESKKKAWRTSDRWPLSDRKPERFYLSEGKTGSVASINDGFLRPGPRDLRDGADAYTVDYSTTSGKYSRWYAVNWPRNYPDMRSNDQKALTYTTSPLETDLEITGHPVIHLWLSTEAPDLDVFAYLEEVDEQGKSHYLTEGCLRASHRKQNPAPFNNLGLPYPSHYQKDLAPIPAGKAVDLTFCLLPISYRFQKGNRIRLSVVCADADNFDTPVIHPAPGLRLLRGGNHPSYVQLPVAQAR